A single Bifidobacterium scardovii JCM 12489 = DSM 13734 DNA region contains:
- a CDS encoding DedA family protein: MGFVNFIVELLKDPRAAIAGWIAMGVAPTLGFIFLIVFIETGVVFFPFLPGDSLLFAAGVFAAPDATTGKVALPLMVLLPVVWLAPIVGDQCNYFIGHFFGRRIIQSGKVKAMTPERIAQTEKMIEKWGPLAVFLGRFFPFIRTFMPFISGISGMRWARFAPFSVLGGLVWSSLFTFLGYFFGNIPAVQKHFELVIVLILAVSLVPTIVGLLKAKFGKKKPAADAPAKHAAK, encoded by the coding sequence TTCGTGAACTTTATCGTTGAACTGCTGAAAGATCCGCGCGCCGCGATCGCCGGATGGATCGCCATGGGCGTGGCGCCTACGCTCGGCTTCATCTTCCTGATCGTCTTCATCGAGACAGGCGTGGTCTTCTTCCCGTTCCTGCCCGGCGACTCGCTGCTGTTCGCAGCCGGCGTCTTCGCCGCGCCTGACGCCACGACCGGCAAGGTGGCGCTGCCCCTCATGGTGCTGCTGCCGGTGGTCTGGCTCGCCCCGATCGTCGGCGACCAGTGCAACTACTTCATCGGGCACTTCTTCGGCCGCCGCATCATCCAGTCCGGCAAGGTCAAGGCCATGACGCCCGAGCGCATCGCCCAGACCGAGAAGATGATCGAGAAATGGGGACCGCTCGCCGTGTTCCTCGGCCGCTTCTTCCCGTTCATCCGCACGTTCATGCCGTTCATCTCCGGCATCTCGGGCATGCGTTGGGCCCGTTTCGCCCCGTTCAGCGTGCTGGGCGGACTGGTCTGGTCCTCGCTGTTCACGTTCCTCGGCTACTTCTTCGGCAACATCCCGGCCGTGCAGAAGCATTTCGAACTCGTGATCGTGCTGATTCTGGCCGTCTCGCTCGTGCCGACCATCGTCGGCCTGCTCAAGGCCAAGTTCGGCAAGAAGAAGCCGGCCGCGGACGCGCCCGCGAAGCACGCCGCGAAGTGA
- a CDS encoding glycogen debranching N-terminal domain-containing protein, with the protein MTNTTEQVRQPWMHDMKPLVVAPAQLWSDADGAVDAREPHAGAASIAGFYVGDTRLISRIVPAVNGETPTALAWHSPGTGRSVTSMVARNIDGPTVDPQIRVDERRELAPDALAERFVLRSNLDVDREIEFSVRLRFDMASMQEVKGGAPSAAARDGKVSVALEEGGRVARASYGDLVVAVAPTQADGAQGDEPASISVDGLEIGVVWRLSVPARGTADAGVHIAVSAPRNAVSAAHADCPWANVRVASADNRVADWVNASLRDLDGLRMSIPALPNDEFLAAGAPWFFTLFGRDSLWAARFMLPLTTRTAMGTLRTLAHFQATASDPQTNADPGKIMHELRAEPLVQTGAFDDGTALPPLYYGTIDATELWIILLAEAARWGAPESEVRALLPNLEAAMAWMRDWGDCDGDGFLEYIDRTGHGLSNQGWKDSGDSVRWNDGRIAEGPIALCEVQGYAYQAAVLGADLLERFGRPGAGEWREWAARLKTRFNEAFWVNDGQGRYPAIALDVNKKPVDSLTSNVGHLLGTGILDEDSVRDVVARLSGDDMLSGYGVRTMSSLAGGYWPQSYHCGSVWAHDSAIVMNGLRAEGYVDEALRVAEGLVAAAASFGYQIPELYSGDPAVDADGVAAGGPAAYPAACHPQAWSAASSVCVLALLLGLEPDVGAGADAPVDSPLARGLRLER; encoded by the coding sequence ATGACCAACACCACTGAGCAGGTACGACAGCCTTGGATGCACGACATGAAGCCGCTTGTCGTGGCCCCGGCCCAGCTGTGGAGCGATGCCGACGGCGCGGTCGACGCCCGTGAACCGCACGCCGGAGCGGCCAGCATCGCGGGATTCTACGTGGGCGACACGCGCCTGATCTCGCGCATCGTGCCGGCCGTGAACGGCGAGACGCCGACCGCGCTTGCCTGGCATTCGCCGGGCACGGGCCGCAGCGTGACCTCGATGGTCGCCCGCAATATCGACGGCCCGACCGTCGACCCGCAGATCCGCGTCGACGAGCGCCGTGAACTGGCCCCCGACGCGCTGGCGGAACGGTTCGTGCTGCGCAGCAACCTCGACGTCGACCGTGAGATCGAATTCTCCGTAAGGCTGCGCTTCGACATGGCCTCGATGCAGGAGGTCAAGGGCGGTGCGCCGTCCGCCGCGGCCCGCGACGGCAAGGTGTCGGTGGCGCTGGAGGAGGGCGGGCGCGTGGCCCGGGCCTCGTACGGCGATCTGGTTGTGGCCGTCGCCCCGACTCAGGCCGATGGCGCGCAGGGTGATGAACCGGCGTCGATCAGCGTGGACGGGCTGGAGATCGGCGTGGTTTGGCGCCTGAGCGTGCCAGCCCGCGGAACCGCCGACGCCGGCGTGCACATCGCGGTCAGCGCGCCGCGCAACGCAGTCTCGGCGGCGCATGCCGACTGCCCGTGGGCCAACGTGCGCGTGGCGTCCGCCGATAATCGCGTGGCCGACTGGGTGAACGCCTCGCTGCGCGATCTCGACGGTCTTCGCATGTCGATTCCCGCCCTGCCGAACGACGAATTCCTTGCGGCCGGCGCGCCGTGGTTCTTCACGCTGTTCGGCCGCGACTCGTTGTGGGCCGCGCGGTTCATGCTGCCACTGACCACGCGCACCGCCATGGGCACGCTGCGCACGCTGGCGCATTTCCAGGCCACCGCATCCGATCCGCAAACCAATGCCGATCCGGGCAAGATCATGCACGAGCTGCGCGCCGAGCCGCTGGTGCAGACCGGCGCGTTCGACGACGGCACCGCGCTGCCGCCGCTGTACTACGGCACGATCGACGCCACCGAGCTGTGGATCATCCTGCTGGCCGAGGCGGCGCGTTGGGGTGCGCCCGAGAGCGAGGTGCGCGCGCTGCTGCCGAACCTCGAGGCCGCGATGGCGTGGATGCGCGACTGGGGCGATTGCGACGGCGACGGTTTCCTCGAGTACATCGACCGTACCGGCCACGGCCTGAGTAATCAGGGCTGGAAGGATTCCGGAGACTCGGTGCGCTGGAATGACGGGCGCATCGCCGAAGGGCCGATCGCGCTGTGCGAAGTGCAAGGGTACGCGTACCAGGCAGCGGTGCTCGGCGCGGATCTGCTCGAGCGGTTCGGCCGGCCCGGAGCCGGGGAATGGCGCGAATGGGCCGCCCGCCTCAAGACGCGTTTCAACGAGGCGTTCTGGGTGAACGACGGGCAGGGGCGCTATCCGGCGATCGCGCTGGACGTCAACAAGAAGCCGGTCGACTCGCTGACCAGCAACGTCGGCCATCTGCTCGGCACCGGCATCCTCGACGAGGACAGCGTGCGCGATGTGGTGGCGCGCCTGAGCGGCGACGACATGCTCAGCGGCTACGGCGTGCGCACGATGAGCTCGCTGGCCGGCGGGTACTGGCCGCAGAGCTACCACTGCGGTTCGGTGTGGGCGCACGACAGCGCGATCGTGATGAACGGCCTGCGCGCCGAGGGCTATGTCGACGAGGCGCTGCGCGTCGCCGAGGGACTGGTGGCCGCCGCTGCTTCGTTCGGCTATCAGATCCCCGAATTGTATTCGGGCGACCCGGCCGTGGACGCCGACGGCGTGGCTGCCGGAGGCCCGGCCGCCTATCCGGCGGCCTGCCACCCGCAGGCCTGGTCGGCCGCCTCGTCGGTGTGCGTGCTGGCGCTGCTGCTCGGATTGGAGCCGGATGTCGGGGCCGGGGCGGATGCTCCGGTTGATTCCCCGCTGGCGCGGGGGCTGCGGCTGGAGCGCTGA
- a CDS encoding carbohydrate ABC transporter permease translates to MSNAISGTPHSNRNESGIKRILHSGIILYVILIALALVYIMPFVIQIATSFKTDADATANPVSLMPEIWTTAAYKKLFLNSDFPVWFKNSFIVTIVVTVGRVFFDSLAGYALARIDFRGRNVIFSMLLAVMSVPMVVLLIPKFLIIKSLGIYDSYAGMILPLLIDAAGVFIMKNFFESIPRSVEEQAMIDRAGTFRIFWSIVLPMARPAIVTISILSFQGSWNELSHFIVSTQSSALTTLTKGVASLASGQLSAGNQYPVKLAAAVVMTIPVAVLFFIFQKQIMNSSEGSVKE, encoded by the coding sequence ATGAGCAACGCGATATCCGGCACGCCGCATTCCAACCGCAACGAATCGGGGATCAAGCGTATCCTCCACAGCGGCATCATCCTGTACGTCATCCTGATCGCGCTGGCGCTGGTCTACATCATGCCGTTCGTCATCCAGATCGCCACCTCGTTCAAGACCGACGCCGACGCCACCGCCAACCCGGTGTCGCTGATGCCGGAGATCTGGACGACCGCCGCCTACAAGAAGCTGTTCCTGAACTCGGACTTCCCGGTATGGTTCAAGAACTCGTTCATCGTGACGATCGTGGTGACCGTCGGGCGCGTGTTCTTCGACTCGCTGGCCGGCTATGCGCTCGCGCGCATCGACTTCCGAGGCCGCAACGTCATCTTCAGCATGCTGCTGGCGGTGATGAGCGTGCCGATGGTGGTGCTGCTCATCCCCAAGTTCCTCATCATCAAGAGCCTGGGCATCTACGACAGCTACGCTGGCATGATCCTGCCGCTGCTCATCGACGCGGCCGGCGTGTTCATCATGAAGAACTTCTTCGAGTCGATCCCGCGCTCCGTGGAGGAGCAGGCGATGATCGACCGCGCCGGCACCTTCCGCATCTTCTGGTCGATCGTGCTGCCGATGGCGCGCCCCGCGATCGTGACGATCTCCATCCTCTCGTTCCAGGGGTCGTGGAACGAGCTGTCGCACTTCATCGTCTCGACCCAGTCGTCGGCGCTCACCACCCTGACCAAGGGCGTCGCCTCGCTTGCCAGCGGCCAGCTGTCCGCCGGCAACCAGTACCCGGTCAAGCTCGCCGCCGCGGTGGTCATGACCATCCCCGTCGCCGTGCTGTTCTTCATCTTCCAGAAGCAGATCATGAACAGCTCGGAGGGCTCGGTCAAGGAGTAG
- a CDS encoding carbohydrate ABC transporter permease encodes MSSSQKAPEPRRTGARKTERQRIDRKGQEVSGWLFCLPMILILGVFMFIPIVMALWVSVSNWSGRGTPFGANVDFVGLKNYTDVLTTPGLAQSDFGTALRNNAWYTLLVVPLQTLLSLVLAVMLNRKILKARGFFRTAFYFPSVTSSVAITVLWLFLFNAAGPINAMLKWFGVNGPNWFNDPRGIVHILLSALGVKNGPAALTEHSFLGVSAWDWLSGPSVAMFAIILMVVFTTSGTFMLMFVAALQSIGEATEEAAIMDGASPWQRMWKVTVPQLKPTIFTVVTLGIIGTWQVFDQIYTGTQGGPAKTTLTTAYLSYSAAFNSQEWGRGAAISFILFVIIIVMTWIQRWVMRDKKMSRRRRADYEAMKAEARSLHRDELAALRVGRPAQARAEAASAGGTADDAAERGI; translated from the coding sequence ATGTCCTCATCGCAGAAGGCGCCGGAACCGCGCCGGACCGGTGCGAGGAAAACCGAGCGCCAGCGCATCGACCGCAAGGGTCAGGAGGTCTCCGGCTGGCTGTTCTGCCTGCCGATGATCCTCATCCTCGGCGTGTTCATGTTCATCCCGATCGTCATGGCGCTGTGGGTGAGCGTGTCGAACTGGAGCGGGCGCGGCACTCCGTTCGGTGCGAACGTCGACTTCGTGGGGCTCAAGAACTACACCGACGTGCTCACCACGCCGGGTCTTGCCCAGAGCGACTTCGGCACGGCGCTGCGCAACAACGCGTGGTACACGCTGCTGGTGGTGCCGCTGCAGACGCTGCTGTCCCTCGTGCTCGCCGTGATGCTCAACCGCAAGATCCTCAAGGCGCGCGGCTTCTTCCGCACGGCGTTCTACTTCCCGTCGGTCACCAGCTCGGTGGCGATCACCGTGCTGTGGCTGTTCCTGTTCAACGCGGCCGGCCCCATCAACGCGATGCTCAAGTGGTTCGGCGTCAACGGCCCGAACTGGTTCAACGACCCGCGCGGCATCGTCCACATCCTGCTTTCGGCGTTGGGCGTCAAGAACGGCCCCGCGGCGCTCACCGAGCACAGCTTCCTCGGCGTGAGCGCGTGGGACTGGCTGTCCGGCCCGTCGGTGGCGATGTTCGCCATCATCCTCATGGTCGTCTTCACCACCTCCGGCACGTTCATGCTCATGTTCGTCGCCGCGCTGCAGAGCATCGGCGAAGCCACCGAGGAGGCGGCGATCATGGACGGCGCCTCCCCGTGGCAGCGCATGTGGAAGGTCACCGTGCCGCAGCTCAAGCCGACGATCTTCACCGTCGTCACGCTGGGCATCATCGGCACCTGGCAGGTGTTCGACCAGATCTACACCGGTACGCAGGGCGGCCCGGCGAAGACCACGCTGACCACCGCCTACCTGTCGTACAGCGCGGCGTTCAACAGCCAGGAATGGGGGCGCGGCGCGGCCATCTCCTTCATCCTGTTCGTCATCATCATCGTGATGACGTGGATCCAGCGCTGGGTGATGAGGGACAAGAAGATGTCCCGCCGTCGCCGCGCCGACTACGAGGCCATGAAGGCCGAGGCCCGCTCCCTGCACCGCGACGAGCTCGCGGCGCTCAGGGTCGGGCGCCCGGCGCAGGCCCGGGCCGAGGCCGCCTCGGCAGGCGGTACAGCAGACGACGCAGCAGAAAGGGGAATCTGA
- a CDS encoding sugar ABC transporter substrate-binding protein, translating into MMRRKLTVVTAASLAVLTMLAGCGGGSGFDDSSSDAKSGGLTDDSSKGLTVLIGSSGDIETEAVKKAVADWASKNNQKATVQVANDMAQQLSQGFAGGDPADVFYLAPEQLAGYASNGSLLAYGEDLKNKSDFYDNLLQTFTYDGKLYAAPKDVSTLQLVINTDMWSAAGLTDADYPTTWDELATVAKKLTSGDHVGLAFNGEYARIGVFLKQAGGGLVSDDGTKAIANDDKSVAGLQEVKDLLDTGTVKYASDLGTGWGGEAFGSKKAAMTIEGNWITGGLSKDYPDVKYKVVPLPEGPAGKGTMHFTNGWGIAADSKNQKGAVSLVEYLTSDDVVMDFAKAFGIMPATKTLADKWKSEFPDLGAFMDGLDYSVTVPTAKGAADVITDLNAQLEGLKGGDAKSILDKTQTNLEAILK; encoded by the coding sequence ATGATGAGAAGGAAGCTTACTGTAGTGACCGCGGCCTCCCTGGCCGTGCTGACCATGCTGGCCGGCTGCGGCGGCGGCAGCGGATTCGACGACAGCTCCTCGGACGCCAAGTCCGGCGGCCTGACCGACGACAGCTCCAAGGGCCTGACCGTGCTGATCGGCTCCTCGGGCGACATCGAGACCGAGGCGGTCAAGAAGGCCGTGGCGGACTGGGCCTCGAAGAACAACCAGAAGGCCACCGTGCAGGTCGCCAACGACATGGCGCAGCAGCTGTCCCAGGGCTTCGCCGGCGGCGATCCGGCCGACGTGTTCTACCTGGCGCCCGAGCAGCTCGCCGGCTACGCATCCAACGGCTCGCTGCTCGCGTACGGCGAGGACCTGAAGAACAAGAGCGATTTCTACGACAACCTGCTGCAGACCTTCACCTACGACGGCAAGCTCTACGCCGCCCCGAAGGACGTCTCCACCCTGCAGCTGGTCATCAACACCGACATGTGGTCCGCGGCCGGCCTGACCGACGCCGACTACCCGACCACGTGGGACGAGCTGGCCACTGTGGCCAAGAAGCTCACCTCCGGCGACCACGTCGGCCTCGCCTTCAACGGCGAGTACGCCCGCATCGGCGTCTTCCTCAAGCAGGCGGGCGGCGGCCTGGTCAGCGACGACGGCACCAAGGCCATCGCCAACGACGACAAGAGCGTCGCCGGCCTGCAGGAGGTCAAGGACCTGCTCGACACCGGCACCGTCAAGTACGCGTCCGACCTCGGCACCGGCTGGGGCGGCGAGGCCTTCGGCTCGAAGAAGGCCGCGATGACCATCGAGGGCAACTGGATCACCGGCGGCCTGTCCAAGGACTACCCGGACGTCAAGTACAAGGTCGTGCCGCTGCCCGAAGGCCCTGCCGGCAAGGGCACCATGCACTTCACCAACGGCTGGGGCATCGCCGCCGACAGCAAGAACCAGAAGGGCGCCGTCAGCCTGGTCGAGTACCTCACCAGCGACGACGTGGTGATGGACTTCGCGAAGGCCTTCGGCATCATGCCCGCCACCAAGACGCTCGCCGACAAGTGGAAGAGCGAGTTCCCCGACCTCGGCGCCTTCATGGACGGTCTGGACTACTCCGTGACCGTGCCGACCGCCAAGGGCGCCGCCGACGTGATCACCGATCTCAACGCGCAGCTCGAGGGGCTCAAGGGCGGCGACGCCAAGTCGATCCTCGACAAGACGCAGACCAACCTCGAGGCCATCCTCAAGTAA
- a CDS encoding LacI family DNA-binding transcriptional regulator: MVSIKDVARDAGVSPQTVSNCINNPDIVKPATRELVAASIKRLKYTPNASARRLRMQRSNTIAIGIAPTSRSQVYDRLLHALVTEADARNIRVTLYKTDSHQDEIRQFAALSAQGDVDAFILTDTAHGDPRINWLNEHRQTFVLFGRPWGLDDMYDPSVPWVDVDGRHGIADMAQYLILHGRKHIGFIGWPGLSGTGNDRRMGWQDVMLGARMATEDELDTLSDTAEDEIFSAQIACTRLLERRPDIDAIICVSDTIATGARLALAAGSGDDGIAVSGFDDTATAESMGLNSIAQPLTESARELMRIIQERLDAGPDLQNGVDDCHVLLPPKIIIR; this comes from the coding sequence ATGGTCAGTATCAAGGACGTTGCCCGAGACGCCGGCGTTTCGCCGCAGACCGTATCCAACTGCATCAACAACCCCGACATCGTCAAGCCGGCCACGCGCGAACTGGTCGCCGCATCGATCAAGCGGCTCAAATACACCCCCAACGCCTCCGCACGGCGGTTGCGCATGCAGCGCAGCAACACCATCGCCATCGGCATCGCGCCGACCAGCCGCTCGCAGGTCTACGACCGCCTGCTGCACGCGCTGGTCACCGAGGCCGACGCGCGCAACATCCGGGTCACGCTGTACAAAACGGACTCGCATCAGGACGAGATCCGCCAGTTCGCGGCGCTGAGCGCCCAGGGCGACGTCGACGCCTTCATCCTCACCGATACCGCGCACGGCGACCCGCGCATCAACTGGCTCAACGAGCACCGGCAGACCTTCGTGCTGTTCGGTCGCCCGTGGGGCCTGGACGACATGTACGACCCGAGCGTGCCGTGGGTCGACGTGGACGGCCGGCACGGCATCGCGGACATGGCCCAGTATCTGATCCTGCACGGCCGCAAGCACATCGGGTTCATCGGGTGGCCCGGGCTGTCGGGCACCGGCAACGACCGGCGCATGGGCTGGCAGGACGTCATGCTCGGCGCGAGGATGGCCACCGAGGACGAGCTGGACACGCTCAGCGACACCGCCGAGGACGAGATCTTCTCCGCGCAGATCGCCTGCACCCGGCTGCTGGAGCGGCGGCCGGACATCGACGCGATCATCTGCGTCAGCGACACGATCGCCACCGGAGCACGGCTGGCCCTGGCCGCGGGCAGCGGCGACGACGGGATCGCGGTCAGCGGATTCGACGACACGGCGACCGCGGAGTCGATGGGGCTGAACAGCATCGCCCAGCCGCTCACCGAAAGCGCCCGCGAGCTCATGCGCATCATCCAGGAGCGGCTCGACGCCGGTCCGGACCTGCAGAACGGGGTCGACGACTGCCACGTGCTGCTGCCGCCGAAGATCATCATCCGATGA
- a CDS encoding aldo/keto reductase, producing the protein MKYGTIAGVDTPASRIVFGTAFGPMLSGEGDPSELLDHAVEAGINTFDCAKEYGHAQEQLGRWLERHGDRDRLVIETKGCHPAWGEGWDRSRVTKRDLDDDLAESLDQLRTPYIDVYLLHRDDPAVPAGEIVEWLNEHHRAGKIRAFGGSNWSPQRIQEANDYAHEHGLVPFAVSSPNYSLAVQERNPWVGVSTTLGGPDHAEDRAWYRANQMPVFAFSVLGRGFMSGLVHADDPDEAKAVLDGAAQTGFLSPGNFERLRRAEILAARLGASVPQIAIAWALNQGLNLFALVSSSSNAIIDGNVAATDITLTAQESAWLDLEADEPA; encoded by the coding sequence ATGAAGTACGGCACCATCGCCGGGGTCGACACCCCGGCATCACGCATCGTATTCGGCACGGCGTTCGGCCCGATGCTCAGCGGCGAAGGCGACCCGTCCGAGCTGCTCGACCACGCGGTCGAGGCCGGCATCAACACCTTCGACTGCGCGAAGGAGTACGGCCACGCGCAGGAGCAGCTTGGCCGCTGGCTGGAACGGCACGGAGACCGCGACCGGCTGGTGATCGAGACCAAGGGCTGCCATCCGGCGTGGGGCGAGGGTTGGGACCGCAGCCGTGTGACCAAGCGCGATCTGGACGACGACCTGGCGGAATCGCTGGACCAGCTGCGCACGCCGTACATCGACGTGTACCTGCTGCACCGCGACGACCCGGCCGTGCCGGCCGGCGAGATCGTCGAATGGCTGAACGAGCACCACCGCGCCGGCAAGATCCGCGCGTTCGGCGGGTCCAACTGGAGCCCGCAGCGTATCCAGGAGGCGAACGACTACGCGCATGAGCACGGTCTGGTGCCCTTCGCGGTGTCGTCGCCGAACTACAGCCTCGCCGTGCAGGAACGCAATCCATGGGTCGGGGTGAGCACCACGCTCGGCGGGCCCGATCATGCCGAGGACCGCGCGTGGTACCGGGCCAACCAGATGCCGGTGTTCGCGTTCTCCGTGCTGGGCCGCGGGTTCATGTCCGGCCTGGTCCACGCCGACGACCCCGATGAGGCGAAGGCCGTGCTGGACGGGGCCGCGCAGACCGGATTCCTCTCCCCCGGCAACTTCGAACGACTGCGCCGAGCGGAGATCCTCGCCGCGCGGCTCGGCGCCAGCGTGCCGCAGATCGCCATCGCCTGGGCGCTGAATCAGGGGCTGAATCTTTTCGCGCTGGTGTCCAGCTCGAGCAACGCCATCATCGACGGCAACGTCGCCGCGACGGATATCACGCTCACGGCGCAGGAATCCGCCTGGCTGGATCTGGAAGCGGACGAGCCGGCCTAG
- a CDS encoding glycoside hydrolase family 31 protein: MTIEFTIERDALVWTGDGETLRIEAWGANSVRVRATRNRAFQPVDWALLPCGAPADGEVSVTVSEDGRTATLANGEIVVKAESTHSPLLSAGYETFRCDLSFWNAKGELLFREHSQGGSLLLKARDYAPVSGESFAVTASFSADPKERLYGMGEYQQDVLDLKGCTFELAHRNSQASVPFVVSSKGYGFLWHNPAIGRATFGCNRTEWAAQSTDQIDYWVTAGGTYAQIEAQYADATGHAPAMPEWGMGFWQCKLRYWNQEQLLDVAREFKRREIPLDLIVIDFFHWPHLGDYKFEDEFWPDPEAMVAELDAVGVKLMVSVWPQVSTASENFVGMKRNNYLVSTEAGLNLDMMFEEPCVNYDPTNPGARAFVWDRCRENYWDKGVRAFWLDEAEPEYGVYDFRNYRYHLGSDLNVGNVYPQAYNRGFYEGQLEAGAEGEIVNLTRCAWAGSQRYGSLVWSGDVGSTFADLRSQITCAIHMGMAGIPWFTTDMGGFHDGVIDSDSFKELLARWCAFSCFLPVMRNHGDRSLHEPSGKETVTTAAGEHRSPSGADNEPWSYGPQIEAVFRKYIRVREAMRPYTRELFAAAHENGQPLVRGLFYEFAQDERVADIADEYLYGPDILVAPVVEAGARSRAVYLPGDASTTWTDLRDGSVYAGGQTVVAAAGLDTVPAFARDGRDHGLIGLL; encoded by the coding sequence ATGACCATAGAATTCACCATCGAACGTGATGCGCTGGTCTGGACCGGCGACGGCGAGACGCTGCGCATCGAGGCGTGGGGCGCGAACAGCGTGCGCGTGCGCGCCACCCGCAACCGCGCCTTCCAGCCGGTCGATTGGGCGCTGCTGCCGTGCGGGGCTCCGGCGGACGGCGAGGTTTCCGTCACGGTCAGCGAGGACGGGCGTACCGCCACGCTGGCCAACGGCGAGATCGTCGTCAAGGCGGAATCGACCCATTCCCCGTTGCTGAGCGCCGGGTATGAGACCTTCCGCTGTGATCTGAGCTTCTGGAACGCCAAGGGCGAACTGCTGTTCCGCGAGCATTCGCAGGGCGGGTCGCTGCTGCTCAAAGCGCGGGACTACGCCCCGGTCTCCGGCGAGAGCTTCGCCGTCACCGCGAGTTTCAGTGCCGATCCCAAGGAACGGCTGTACGGCATGGGCGAGTACCAGCAGGATGTGCTGGACCTCAAGGGCTGCACCTTCGAGCTGGCCCACCGCAACTCGCAGGCATCCGTGCCTTTTGTCGTCTCCTCCAAGGGCTACGGGTTCCTGTGGCACAATCCGGCGATCGGGCGCGCCACGTTCGGCTGCAACCGTACCGAGTGGGCGGCGCAGTCCACCGATCAGATCGACTATTGGGTCACCGCGGGCGGCACCTATGCGCAGATCGAGGCCCAGTACGCCGACGCGACCGGGCATGCGCCGGCGATGCCCGAGTGGGGCATGGGCTTCTGGCAGTGCAAGCTGCGCTACTGGAACCAGGAGCAGCTGCTCGATGTGGCGCGCGAGTTCAAGCGCCGCGAGATCCCGCTCGATCTCATCGTCATCGATTTCTTCCACTGGCCCCACCTTGGCGACTACAAGTTCGAGGACGAATTCTGGCCGGATCCAGAGGCGATGGTCGCCGAACTCGACGCGGTGGGCGTCAAGCTCATGGTGTCGGTCTGGCCGCAGGTGTCCACCGCGTCCGAGAATTTCGTGGGAATGAAGCGTAACAACTATCTGGTCAGCACGGAAGCCGGGCTCAACCTCGACATGATGTTCGAAGAGCCCTGCGTCAACTACGACCCGACCAACCCGGGCGCCCGCGCGTTCGTGTGGGATCGTTGCCGCGAGAACTACTGGGACAAGGGCGTGCGCGCATTCTGGCTCGACGAGGCCGAACCCGAATACGGCGTCTATGATTTCCGCAACTACCGGTACCACCTCGGCAGCGACCTCAACGTCGGCAACGTGTATCCGCAGGCCTACAACCGCGGGTTCTACGAAGGGCAGCTGGAGGCCGGGGCCGAAGGGGAGATCGTCAACCTCACCCGATGCGCGTGGGCCGGGTCCCAGCGCTACGGGTCGCTCGTCTGGTCGGGCGACGTCGGGTCGACCTTCGCGGATCTGCGCTCGCAGATCACCTGCGCGATCCATATGGGCATGGCCGGCATCCCGTGGTTCACCACCGATATGGGAGGGTTCCACGACGGCGTGATCGATTCGGATTCCTTCAAGGAACTGCTCGCCCGCTGGTGCGCGTTCTCCTGCTTCCTGCCGGTGATGCGCAACCACGGCGATCGCAGCCTGCACGAGCCGTCCGGCAAGGAAACCGTGACGACCGCGGCTGGCGAACACCGCTCGCCGTCCGGCGCCGACAACGAGCCGTGGAGCTACGGGCCGCAGATCGAGGCGGTGTTCCGCAAGTACATTCGCGTGCGCGAGGCGATGCGCCCGTACACGCGCGAACTGTTCGCGGCGGCGCACGAAAACGGCCAGCCCTTGGTGCGCGGCCTGTTTTACGAGTTCGCTCAGGATGAGCGGGTCGCCGATATCGCCGACGAGTATCTGTACGGTCCGGATATCCTGGTCGCGCCGGTCGTGGAGGCCGGGGCGCGCTCGCGTGCCGTCTACCTGCCCGGGGACGCGTCGACGACGTGGACCGATTTGCGGGACGGCAGCGTGTACGCCGGCGGACAGACCGTCGTCGCGGCTGCCGGCCTGGATACCGTGCCGGCATTCGCGCGCGATGGCCGTGACCATGGCCTGATCGGGTTGCTGTAA